The Lathyrus oleraceus cultivar Zhongwan6 chromosome 5, CAAS_Psat_ZW6_1.0, whole genome shotgun sequence genome includes the window TAAACCATACTAGATtggaaaaaatgaaaaaagaaacTAAAATAATAAATAGTAAAGGTCTGTTGGATTACCAAAGaaaacccagccgcctggctgttgggtttccaAAGGGGAATAAGTTGGAAATGGTAAAAAAAGGAATCATCGTTAATCACCAATATTAATATCTACTGGAAACAACCAAAAGTCACTTAAATGGAATTAAATGGTTTTTAAACATACTTAAggtaaataataaaaaaagaaaatgaaacGGAATAGCGTTCAACTGGGACGGATCTCTTCCTCTCTCAGTCTCTCAATTCCGTTCCCAATCTCACTGAACCCTCATTTGCTCACCGCTCACGATTTCTCAATCCCGTTCCTAACCTCACAATGCTCTCTCAATCTCTCCACCATTCACTCGTCCTCAACCTTCCTCAATCACTCTGTCCCCAATCGCTCTCGCGTACCACACAATCTCTCTCACTCTAAAATGCAAGGGTCCAAGGTTTTAAGGAGAAACAAAACGAAAGAGGCTCACCTTCAGCGAAAACGACGGAGACGATGAAGCTCAAAACACACTCCTCCGCCTCTTCAATCCAGGTATGATTTTGGGATTTAGGGTTTTTTTTGAGATTCTTTTCCGCCTCAATTTTCGTTTTCGAATTCTAGCCCCCCCTCTCTCCTCACTAATCCCTTCACTATTTATCCTCCACGAATTAGGGTTTTCAGGATGGCATATGGAGCTCAAAAGAGTATCCTGCAAAACCCCTTTCTGGGTGGTCAGGGTTCGGTCGCCCTAATCGATGCTTGGGTTGGAACAGGTAAACTGGGTTTTGCTTTCTTCTACGTTTTTGTCCTTATGCTCAATTGggattttctggatttttaacTGTTTTGCTATTAATCTTATTCTTTTTACTGCAGTGACTTAAATGGAGCATTGATTTTTAACTGCCTTTGACCATGTGAAGGAATTTGTAGACATCCATCCCTTCAATCTCGTTAGCTTTTGTCTCTTGTAACAAGCTTGTGCCGCTCGAAGAAATCTCCTGCTCTTTTGTGTATGTGTTGTCTGTGATGAAGCAGAAGTCTTCAACTTGTTAGTCAGAAGTGGCAGCATCTTAATGCTGTCTTGAATTGCATCGTCAGCACAGGAAACCATGACATTCATAGCTCCAGTTTTCTGCTGGAGCTTAGCTCCGTCGTACTTATCTTGACAAACCATCAAAGATCTATTCAACTTCTCCTGAAACTTTGCCATTTCATTATCAAACGTTTGTTGCACATTAGTAATAGGAATACTGCAATTTCCAACACAATGGCTTATCTCCTCCTGCCTTCTGCTTCTATCAAAGCACTCATATGCACATTTAAAATAGGCTTTCTGAAGAGTGTAGTTGACATGGTCTTGAACAGGGGCAAGCTGAGTTTGAGCAGCTACATTCACTTCCTCAAGTTTTTTCCTAAGTCTCTGAGAAGCTAATTGTTCTTCAGCTGCTGCGAAATGATCCATCTGATATACCACTTATCATTCTGTAATAATGGACACCGTATTGTGCATCCGTTCAAAGAAACTGGTGCATAATTGCAGGATATTGATGTAATGCAGATGATCAAACTTGCATATGGCCAGTGTAAGTATAACATTTGATCATGACCATGGTGTGTTCACGGCTTATGATTTTCTAATTTCATTTGTAACTTCTGGTTTTTTCACTTGTCTGCTATAGCCATCTTCTGTTTTTCCTTTCCGATATGCACCAAATATTTGATGATGATGACGCATTGGTGTTTGCCTGGTTTCGACCAGAATTGACTGCTAATCTTGGATTAATGGACTGTTGTGATGCTGAAATTTTGCAGGAACAAAGGCTGCATCAATAAAACAGTGGCTTTCCATTTGATTTCGAGACCGAAGAAAGGAGTCCCGGCGAAGCAAATCCCTGTAACATAACTGCATCCTCAACAGAGTGAGAGAATTTTGATTTTAACTTGCGAGCAGACAACTGGTGGAACAAGTGATTTTTGGTGAACCAGTCATCATCAGTTAAGATAAGCCCAGTGATTGGTGACGATCCTGTTCTTCATAGAAACTTGCATCACTCTCGAGTGAAGAACGGCTGAAAGTGAGAACTCAGATACGAAAGAAGAAGCGTGTCTTAATCGACATTTTGATTTCCTGTTATCAACATCCATCTCCACTTCCTGCTTCTTCCTTCCTATCTTGATCTGATTATCCAAATGACAACGTGCAATGGCCTCCGGCAGCCTGATTAAAGCCTCCAACTGCCTAACTGTCATACGATATGCAACCCTACTGCCAGGATTTGTATCAGCCCTACGAAGAGCAACATACGAGTCTACCCGTGGTTTTCTTGCATCTGGCGTTAGCTTTGGTTTAAGAGTCTTTGCATAGGCTATATAACGCCTCAGTTCTGCTGTAGTGAATGCTGGAGCAAGAGCATGTTCACGCTTTTGATGAATGGTTTTAGGATTTCTTTATTGAAACTTTGTAAATCCATGTTTGTAATGAGTATGATTACGAATTGTAATTGTGAAAATTAACAGGGATGCATGTTGTTGTTATGGAACTCTTTTGGAATTGGGATTTGTTTTTTTTGAATAACTGTTTTGGATTAATGAACTTTGGGTTAATTGGTTAATTTTTATGATTGAATGGATTTGGATGCGAAATGGATATGAAATGGATTTTGGTTCcaaatggataatgaaaatggatgtGGATTTTGGGTATAGTTTGAAACAAAAATGGATTTAAAAATAGAGTTGGGTAATTGgatatttgattataaaatggatgtggatttttaggaataatccaatattagtttgaatatcaatttaattaataataacGAATCAGcaaaaatcaaattaatctataattcatttaaaattacttggatatcaactctaacattcatttgaaaattaaaatcgattagagtttgaatcattagtaaaataaacaattaagattaaattgacaattggaattaaacttaattcgaaattaaaatcaaattgaaaaatacaaaataataaaaaaataagatattaaaatccattttaaaatcaaaagcaccatgatcaaaaaggcataaacaatgaccaatgtgtaacaaaaatatggatttgggaacgaatgtatgcaaatgaaccttaggccaagtgccaaacaaaaatgaaaaaaatggaaaaaattcaggaccaaaatcggggtatgacacctaagttgctttaagttcattgtgaactttgctttgcttggtttcttaaccattgaggtataattcctttgacttcatgtagtctggaagacctgtcctattatgtgggcaggcacctgtctgaagccctccttaagaggcaatgcttgtgaatgtttacttttgtgccaagcaggtaaagacctcttaagaggcaattggaagataaaagagatgtgtaatccatctcctgctactcagtgtgtcattcactttgctcacacaccttgtgttgatgcatcgtggataataacccaagatcatgttgtgtcagtcacttgtggagaagagttcctacattctgaactcccacacattctattttgagtcaagctctcccaggccagggataagagctgtgaggtcttaccctcacttcccatttcatctgcttcaccctaactctcaatgttagggttaagagctaactacacccgattccagttggcttgtgttttgtagcctaaccttgtatgagcccaattgattgcatatagtgtgtgtgattgtttattgtgcttgtgttgtttgactgtgctgtttaggatagcttgctccctgtgcaagttagatagaaacctcaacctaggaccattgtggattgcatgataactattaggctcgagtcaggctcccttctagtttgtcatttcccagtctctggttaggttagaagttttttccatgttaaggggaactacgtcgccctgatcctcataccagatgaggtacgtaggcaggagatcgtacgagatctctccgggcaccctttttctttttgtgtgtgtttgcttgacagctagcagactcgagtaccagactccctgttagcttgtttgttcaacttttttgttgcttttgacgattcagcgtccggttaacctcttgtttgcttggagtctgacgtatgtccagcgattggcagtcggtttcctgcgtttgtttgtttgtttgtgtggagtctgacgtaagtccagcgattggcagtcggtttcctgtgtgggttttgtttggcgtgcgttagccgaactacggtagctctgattctcattccagatgagatacgtaggcataggatgcgatatcctagcgagcccatTCCCCTTTTTTtccatctgtgtttccttccagtgtgcgtgcattctcttgagcagtgtttagcaacctttcttctatctttctgagcgtggatcccgtcgagtacgacggatgcgtaggggtgataataccttcccttcgcataaccgactcccgatcccatctctctttggtcgcgagaccatgtcttttccaggtttacttcgagcgtttcctttccctcttttgggataaataacgcacggtggcggctctgtttgttttatttttcccgccggttgtttttcgcggatgcgacagctggcgactctgctggggacttaagaagttgacctcttgctggttcatcttccctaagcgagtcgctcctagcgttctctaggatagtttaggttgcttgtgttgctatatttattgcatttatgattattatgttatatatatatttgcataaatgtttgcatgcatcatactatcattgagctgtcttctgtacaggtggttcctctgatgtggggtgggtgttctgagtggggctaaaacccaggcccgagtatacacctaggattagcgtggtctcatgttgcctctcatgttaggtcaacatgttttgggcgacgtgacataccacaagccggacgaggttcttttgagggagctcttcctttgtggagtatccactttggttgagatacctcatctgagctggtgacttcggtgaccgttctttcccggatcaTTGGTTTAGACGATCTTCTGAGAGCTGCAAcgacacacccgaaagggcaaacccgttgagtatctttgccgGATTGTCGAGAgcattatccgccttaggatgacctgattagaattcacccgtgaggggagggttgattcttacagatgcatgttctgatggtgactttggtgGTGACTAATGATTCAGCCGTTGGTcagagtcttatttataagtcggatttatggatatttatttctgagacgccggaatgctgtccgtggtatttatcagtggggatccgtttatttcaggattccctgggttga containing:
- the LOC127078913 gene encoding uncharacterized protein LOC127078913, whose amino-acid sequence is MDHFAAAEEQLASQRLRKKLEEVNVAAQTQLAPVQDHVNYTLQKAYFKCAYECFDRSRRQEEISHCVGNCSIPITNVQQTFDNEMAKFQEKLNRSLMVCQDKYDGAKLQQKTGAMNVMVSCADDAIQDSIKMLPLLTNKLKTSASSQTTHTQKSRRFLRAAQACYKRQKLTRLKGWMSTNSFTWSKAVKNQCSI